The Chelonoidis abingdonii isolate Lonesome George chromosome 11, CheloAbing_2.0, whole genome shotgun sequence genomic interval ggacaagacgCAACGGGCTTAACCCGCAGCAAGGGAGACGTAGGTTGGAGATTAGGGAAAACCCTCCACCTCCCAGGGCAGGACTCAGTTCCCAAGAGTGGCTGTGGGGTCCCATTGCTGGAGGCTTTGAAGACCAGGTTAGAAAAACCCCAACCAGGGCTGGTTTCGGTTGACTCGGGCCTGCATCAGTGCCGGGGGCTGGACATGGGGACCTCTCAAGGTCACCTTCCAGCCCCATGTTTCTGTGATTTCTGTTACCCAAAGAGGAGGTGACTCGATCCATCGAAACGCAAGGCTGGGAGGGACCCTGAGAgctccctgagcccagcccagaACGGTGCAGCGTGAGCTCGTCTCGCTCCAGTGTCCTTGTTACCCGATGGAGGTCAGAGCTTCAGAGTCACGTCCAATCAGCTAGTCTGATCTCCCGTAGACCACAGGTCACCAAGAGCCAGCTACCCCGCTCCTGGGCCCAGCAACCTGGATTAGACTCCAGTACTGCAGCTGGAGATTAACctcttgtgtgccacaggcagagaacaggagggaccaaggaGTCACCAGAGTGTGAGGCTGATGGCCACAGCCCAAGCTGCAGAGGATGGGGAACTCCCCCTGCCCAGGGTCTCAGCCAAACTGACCCGGGGGGAATTCCCTCCCAAGCCCAGGTCTGGAGATCCGCTAgcccctgagcatgtgagcaagactcactgGGCAGGATTCGCTGGATCAGTTCAGCTCAGAGCACCAGGCCACTCCATCCTGTGTACCGTCTCCCACTGTGGCTGatctctgatgctgcagaggaaggaggggaaaaaacccaacctgGAATACATGGGGGGGCTggatttccttcctgaccccaaaaggcAGGTGCCCCGAAGCATGAGATTAGTTACACAAGacatagcactggaagggacccctgGGCCACCAGTCCCAGACCCTCATCACCGCAGGCCACCCCGTCACAGAACCCCActcataaatgtatcaagctctaTCTTAAAACCAACTAGGTTGTTTGTCACACACCCGTCCTAGGAGGAGCTGCTCCAGAACCTTTCAATCACGTGGCAGCGAGTTCCACAGGCCAATCGCGCACTGAAAAGTATTCCCTTGGATTCGTTTTGAATTTTCTGCCTTACCTGTTGGAAAATTGGCCAGTTTTGATATTTTTCAGACCGTTTTCGGCTCCAGCCATTCTGGATGCTCGGTGGCGCAGTGGCCAGCGTCTGAGAAAAACAGATGCTTCAATAAACATCTGAGAAAAATAGAGGTTTTAATTAATAAACATCCTTTGCTTTACAAAAATGAGCTATTTTGTTACCACTATCCAGTTAATGTAACAAGTGAGAGATCCAGAGGTTACCTGTATTATGGCTCTGAACTTGGGCTCTGACATCTGGATTTGAGGTGGCAATTCAAGCCACACCCTGGATACTGAAAGAGAAGCCTGATTCTCAGCCCAGTGAGAGGGACGCAGCGTTTGCGTATCGTCTCCCTCCAGCATCTCTCAAGCTAAACCCTGTGGCCAAGATTGGCTCCTCGTCGGAACTACTCCAAAGTCAGAATTTCTGCTCCATGGGAAATGtggatattttgaaatttggttttgttctgaatcaggatgaaaaccaaaaataaattctACAATTTCCCCATGAAACAAAATCGTTGGGAAAAACTATTGTGGTTTGGGGTTGATTGGAACATTCCTgttcaataacattttttaaaagatctgatcAAATAAACTCCAATATAatcaatttgaataaaataaaatctgataaaatccaataaaataaacgcaaaatgtttccttctggTTTTGACTTTTACAAACTTTAAAagttaatataataaaataaaatatgcaataaaATCCAATACAATGTTTTCCTctgatattgatttaaaaaaaatccaacataattgaaatgtttccttccaatattgactttttaaaatttaaacaaatccaatgaaataaaattcaataaaatcaaaatgtttctttccaaCGCTGACTTTTTTGAAATCaaacccaacaaaacaaaaaaatccaagaaaataaaactgataaAACCAAACCGTTTCCTTCCAATTTTGACCATCTACAAATTGTTAAAAATTGAAAACGACCAACCAGAAGACAAATTTTGAACCCAGACATCCAAACACTCGTagcaaaatgggatttttttgccTTGAATATTTTTCCCCAATGCACATTTTTGTGGCCGTTTCCCACACATCGTTCCGATTCCAACAAGAGGCCATTTTCCGACAGAAGGCTGCTCCGCTGGGAAAGACGCCCCCAACCTCTGCCTCCTGCAATCCCCTACGCCCTGGGCCGTGGTTACCCTACGGGGTGTTAGCGGCGTAGCTAGGTCACCATGGCGATACTGGCCTAACTCTGTAGCGTAGACGCGCCCAACAGCGATGGAAGAGGTTGGCCATCGCCATAGGAACGTAACCTCCCCAAGTGACAGTAGCTGCGTTAACGAAAGGTTCCTTCCATCAGCCTAGCGGTGTCTAGACCAGGGTTATGTCAGCCTAGCCACAGCAGGTCCTTCCCGCCCCCCAGCAACGTGACTCCGATGACCTACATTTGatgtatagaccaggccttggtttGCACAATCCCACACCACAGCTGGAAGGAGACACGGCCCCCACGTCTCCACGGGGAGCACACGGTGCCCATCCCGTCAGCGCAGGAGACCACCACCGCACCAGCCATCATCCTGCCCCGCAGGCCACCCCGCTCCCCTCCTGGGCACCTCCTCCCTCAACGCTCTGCTGAGGTCCAACCATGGTCGCACGTCCCTCCCAGGCCACCCACAATGCACCTCGCTCTccagggagctgtggggtcctGGTGTTATCTGGCCCCACCGGGAGTCCTCCCAGCTCTAGCCCCCCCACGGAGCtggtgtggggatgggggtggttATTGCTCTGTTAAGGGGGCCCTGAGGGGCCCAGTGAAGGGAcagaggtggaagcagagagggggagagggacagaagtaggagagggctgggggaggtatgaagctgccagcagcccccctcACCCAGCAGGGCCCCTCCCTCAGTCATAGAGGAACCCGGGATCAGGGGGATCACAAGGACCCCCCTCCTCCTCCGTCCTGTAAGCAGCCTCCAGCACCCGCTGGGCATCCCTGGCAAAGTCCTCCAGGGCGCTGTGCAGCAGGAAGTAGGCAGCCACAAAGGAGATGCCACCGGCCACTAGGTTCTCCAGCAGCGGAAGGCGGGCGCGGGCCAGGCAGGCGGCCGCCTGCCCACAGAGCGTGGCCTGGCTCAGCACGTCCCGCACGGCCTCCGTGGAGAGATCCCGGGCCAGTGTCGAGCGCACCTGGGCCCgcagccactgcggggagccggCACCCGCCTGGGCCAGCACCCCCAGGGACTCCTCATCCAGGCCGAAGCTGCGGCGGTAGGAACCCAGCGTCTCCACCAGCATGGGCACGTTGAGCTGCAGCGGGAGCCCCGGCAGCGCCGAGACCAAGGATGCCAGCAGGGCCTTCTTCCAGACGTGGCACCGCAGCGTCTCCTTCCGGCGCCCCACAGCCTCAGCCGTCAGGGCCGGCAGGGCCAGGAGCAGCGCGTGGCGCTTGTGCCCAGCCAGCTCCTCCGCCAGCGTGGCCTGCAGCCGCGGGAAGTCGAAGCGATGCAGCTGGAAGGCAGAGAGCAGAAAAACTCGTGGAGCAGCCACGCCTTCCTTCTCCAGCTGGCGGGCGCAGTCTGCGCGGATCTCGCCCAGCACCTGGCTCTCCTGGAAGCGGCCTGGCCGGCGCCGGCGGGACGCCCGCAGGTCCTGATCCACCTTGGCGCGGATAAAGTAGAAGCGCCTGCCCGCAGCggccagggcctgggccagctggGCGTGGCTCTCCCGAAACCGCTCCGAAGCCACCAAAAGGAAGAAATCGAAGCGCATCAACCCCACCTGCTCCAGGTACCGCTCGGCCCGGAAGGTGGTGGTGCCGGTGCCGGGGAGATCCCAGAGCCGGACGCTggggaggctggggtgggggtagggcgTGGGCTCGGCAGTGGTCTCCACGACGCCGGTGGGGGCGGCACGGGGGTCCGAGTCGCTCAGGCCACGGAGGGCATTGACCAAGGTGGATTTGCCAGCACCAGATTCGCCCATCACGGCGATGTCCAGGGTGGCAGAGTCCAGTGAATCCAGCAGGGTTTGGACCTGGGTGGAAACCTCCAGCACCACACGGGACTGGATCAGGGAGCCCATCTCGGTCAGGTcctgctcccgcagctccaggCTCTGCATGGTGGAGGAGCTGGCTTGGAAAAGGGGGAGAATTGAGGTTTCTTTGGCCTAGGttcccactagaccccactcccctcccagggtcagggacagaacccaagagtccgggctcccagccccccctcgctctaaccactaaaccccactcccctcccagggccaaggaaagaacccaggagtctgccCCCCCCCAtactctaaccactaaaccccactcccctcccaaggctggagagagaacccaggagtccgggcccccccctgctctaaccactagatcccactctgCTCCCGGAGCCAgcgagagaacccaggagtccggggtCCCCACTCACAGCATTTCTCCAGGGgctccagggagctgctgggcggtTTTGCTCCAATCCCAGCaacggggagggggaaatggaaacCGAAAGGCCCAGGCAGGCGGccgggggaggagcccagggctggattaagagCAGCCGCCTGCACATCAGGCTGGCCCCGCACCAGGGCTCCTCCCCCGCAGGGCTGCGCGGGGACTCGAACCCAGACGCAAAGCTCCTTGTCTGAGCACGAGAGACGGGCAAGgccagcaaggtccgatcaaaggctctttattgacaagtgcacacACCAATGGAGAGCGGCTCGTCTCCAGACAGCCGCCGGCtcagccatttcgctgccccaagcacggcggcccCCCCGCGGCCtgtcgccccaagcatgcgcctggcaagctggggcctggagccggccctgctcccccgcaggcctgccggtgcccctcactcccgacctgcagccccttttcTTCCCACAGGAAGAAGAGGTGTTTTACCATATTTAGATGGCAAGAGGATCTTGCCAGGAGGCTGGGTCTTGTGCCGGACACAGTATGCATTACAAAAGGACTCTTCGACTGTTGCAGTCAGCCCATACTTCTGCACAGCGCTGCGGGATGGACTCTTCATCCTCCAAATTTGCCTCCCCGGGTAGCTAAGACGGCGGTCTGCCATCTCTCTGCGCCCAATACGATGGACTGCGGCCCCGGCCTAGCTTTAGGGTATTCTGGTTGTTCCGACTTCGCCCCATATTcattcttccttctctcccacctCCTTAAACCCAGACGATCCAGGTTTTAAAGGCCACAACAGCATCCCACGAGCCTTCAGAGGCCGTGACATGAGACTGACAATGAAGACAGCCGAGTGACATTGCTCCGTGTTTTCTTACAGATGTGATGAAAAGGAAAACCCTCTTAGTTAGGAGGACTGACCTTGTGTCATCAGTAAAAATTCATAACAGGTAAGAAAATGGCTTTCTTTACCGTATCTCGCTTGTGTTGACCTTCTGAGGTCAGCTGGGTTCTCCGTTTCTTTCCCTACCACTTGTACTAGCTACGAAGTGCCAGAAATAACCTTCTGGTGAGGATAGCACTAGGCCGCGATGGTGCGGTGGGCATGCTAGCGCAATTGTTCGTAATATCTCAGCTGACTGGTACCTTTCTCGGAAGGACCACTCGTGAAGATCCCTTATCTTTCCCTACCGTCCTCTCATGGTCTACAGCAAGCCTACCAGCTATGCACCGAACTGGCCATCCCTTGGCAAAAGTCGCGCCTCCAGGCGCTGTGGTCTGATGCCTTTTTAGCGGCCTAGGACTATTATTGCTCAGTCAGCGGCCACAACCCAGGTCCAGTCGACGCACAGACGTCCACTAAGTTCCCGTCTGCCACAGCGGATGCGGCAAAAGGTGTTATCCTTTTAATTCAAAGACCTGTCTGGTTGTGGGGCGCCAGGCGCGGGCCGCCTGCCCAGCGGCGTGGCCTGAGCACTGCAGCACAGTCACGCCCGCCTTCCGTGGGAAGATCCCGGCCAGTGCAGAGCGCACCTGGCCCGCACTTGATGCCACTGCCATCGCAATGCCTAAGCGGGGATGCGCGGTTCAAAACCCCGCCGGGCTGGGCCCAAAGCAAGAAGATAGGTTCACAGCAGGTATTTTGGCCATTCACGCCCCAGGGATCTCTATCCATGGGCGAAGCTATGCGCTAGGGAGTATCCTTTCTCTTTGTTAACATAGGTATTTTTAGTGCGCCATTATTTTTAGGAGGAACCCGCGTCTATCACACCAGCCCGCTGTCGTCTGGGCACGTGATGTCCTTTTATATTTTAGTGCTTTTTGCAGCGGGCCCCGTGTTCATGCGCCTTTTACTTGCCTCGGAAGCCGATGGCGCCGCTGAGGGCCCTTCTCCCCGACATGACCATTATGGCCCGACGCGTTTGCCTTCCCTGGGCGCGACTTTCCCTCCCGACAATGCCCGACCCCGACAAAAAGTGAGGCCCGGCAGGCCAGGAGCAGCGGTAGGCGTTGTGCCCGCCAGCTCCTCCGCCAGCGTGGCCTCAGCCGCGGAGTCCGAGCATGCAAGCTGGAAAGGagaagagcagaaaaattactctTGGAGCTGCACCCACAAACGTCCTTCCCTTTCCAGCTGGCCCTCCCGGGGACGTGCCAAGTTTTTCATACACTGCGGTCGGGATTCCTGGTCGCCCCGCCAACCCTGGCGCTCTCCTGGAGGGCGCTCTGGTCGGCGCCGGGCGGGACGGCCGCAGGTTCCTTATCCTCCGTCTACTTCTCTTGGCGCGGGGAGACGGAATATGAGTTTTAAAAGTAAAGGCCTGCACTGCTTCAGAGAGGCTGCCCGCCGCGGCCAGCTGGGCCACAGCTGGGCGTGGTTCTTCCTCTGTTTGTTGTTGTCCGAAAACCGCTCTTCATAAGTGCGACAGCCACCAAGATATGGAAGAACGAAGCGCATAACCCCCACCTGCTCCAGGTACCGCTCGGCCCGGTAGTGTGGTGTGGTGCGGTGCGTGGGAATCCTAGTAGCGCCGGACTCCCGTGAGATCCTTTTGAGACTCATTGGGTTCGGGGAGTATAGGGTGGGAATAGACCTTTTAACGTTGAGAAAAGTTTTTTTCCGCGTATTTTTctatttctaaagaaaaagttCGGACGGGAGACCTCTCGCTATTCAGCTCATGTTAGTGTCTGGGCAGCGGTTAGGATCCCCTTAACTTGGGAGGGCTCAATGGCATTGTGGTCTCTCCGACGTGGAACTTCCTGTTGGTGGCTCCACTTCGACGGCGGACCATTTATTTCTGGCCCTCTGAGTGCTGACCTATTCGTTGTCCTCGGAAGAGATCACATGTTCCTTGGCACGTAGTGGGAGGGTTCAGTAGAATGGAATTCACTCCTGCTGTCCATTGTTGACTTAGGACCTGAGACCATAAAATGCACATCTGTTGCCGACTGTGATCAAACCTGCCGAGAAGATCTGTTCGGTGGACAGGTGAAGCTGCATGGGCCAGCGCGGTCACCCGTACCTTCCACTTTTCGGcctcccaacccctctcccccaaccccctccaaCCATCCACTGCCCCGAGCCTCTTCCCAGCCAGGTACGCCCTGCTTCTCAGAGTTTCCCGTGGTTGCCCAATCGCTCCAGTTCTCCCCATGTCTCACCCTTCGAGTGCTCCCTGCCATGATTCCAGCAGGGTTCCACGGAAAAACCCCTGGCCTGGTTGGAAACCTACTGCGACCACACCGGGCCTGGTCAGGCAGCCCGCCCTTGCCGTCCGGGTCAGTGCTGATGGCTCTGCACGTCGCAGCTCcaagggggcagggctctgcCACGAGAATGGAAGTGGAGGCTGGAGAGCGTGGCTTGGGAAAGGGGAGGAGATTGAGGTTTTTGGGCTAGGTTCCCActgagaccccactcccctcccggtcAGGGAACGAAAACCCCCAAGATCCGGGTCCCAGCCCctcgctctaaccactaaacccactcccctcccagggccaagAAAAAAACAGGAGTTTGCCCCCCCCATACTCTACCACTAAACTTCCTCTTGGAGAGAGCACCCAGGAGTCcggcccccctgctctaacactAGATCGCCCTCTGCTCCCGAGCCAGCGAGAACAGAGGAGTCCAGGGGAGGCGCCCACTCACAGCATTTCTCAGGGGCTCCAGGAGGCTGCTGGGCGGTTTGCTCCAATCCAGCAACGcgggagggggaaatggaaacCGAAAGGCCCAGGCAGGCGGCCGGGGGAGGAGCCCAGTGCTGGATTAGAGCAGCCGCGCCTGCACATCAGGCTGGCCCGCACCAGGGCTCCTTCCCCGCAGGGTGCGGCGGGATCTGAACCCAGACGCAAAGCTCCTTGTCTAGCGAGAGAGGCGGGCAAGGCCAGCAGGTCCGATCCGCAAAGGCTCCTTTATTGAACAGTGCCAACCAAGAGGAGAGCGGCTCGTCTCCAGACAGCCGCGGCCAGCGCCATTtgcgctgccccaagcacggcggcccCCCGCGGCCTTGTGCGCCCCCAGATGGCCTGGGCAAGCTGCGGGCTGGAGCCGCCCTTCCCCCGCAGGCctgccggtgccctcactcccgacctgcaggcccctgccccccgctctgcccggtgccctcactcccgacctgcagggTGGcgtgggcagggctgcaggtcgggagtgggGCCCGCAGAGCGTGGAGCGGGGGCAGcgtgggctggcagggctgcaggcgggagtgaggggcaccagcagagctggcggggggggcaggctggctgcagggctgcaggtcgggagtgaggggcaccagcggaGCTGGGGGGGGTGCTGCTCTCCTCCCATCCCAGGTCTCCCTGGTTGGCATGGTTACCGGGGTGGTGATGAGGAGGGGGGCGCCAGAGGATGTGCAGAACCAGTgggcggggctggaggggggtagCTCCCATCCCATTGGCCGAGCCCTTCCAACGGCCTCCTGGTTGGCTGAGGGAGGAGCCGTGAGGCCCAGCCCCTACTCTCTGCGCAAACCCGGGGGACGTGGGGCCTGGGTTCCCTAGGCGGTGCAGAAGGCGTTCTCTGGGTTTCCCTAGCTGGGAGAGGGGGTTCCGTGGGGGTCCATGGCGGGTGGGGTTTCTGGGGGTgttccaagctgggaggggttccTGGGTGTCCAGCTGGGGGGGTTTCGGGTGGGAGGGTGTTCCCGTACCTGGGGAGGGGGGTTctctggctggggtgggagggtccctgGAGGGGTCCCTGGCTGGGGGTGGTTCCCTAGCTGGGGAGGGGGTTCCTCGGGGTTCCCTAGCTGGGGGGGGTGTTCTCTGGCTGGGGGGGGTCCCTGGAGGGgtccctggctggggaggggctccCATAGTGCCCCCATGGAGCCGGGGAGCTCTAGGCCAGCCTGACCTCCATCCCTGGGTAGCCACTCGAGCAAGTAGCCAACATTCAGTCTGCGAGTTCCCGGGGCGAACCAGCCCAGTGCCCGGCTTTGCCAGGGGAGTGGGTTTGGAggaggggggatgcaggagaTGTCATGGCCCTGGAGTGCAGCCGGGCTCCCGTCCCCGTCCGTGTCCCATGGGACTACGGGTAAGATTTTGTCCCGGGTATTTTCGGTAAAAGTCACGGACGGCTCATGGGCAAGCTCCCGGAAGCCTGTGACTTGACCCTGAgtgttactaaaaatatccagtgGGGGCGAGGGTGACTACCGGGGGCCCTACGGGGGCCTTGAGCGCCggccactgctccagccccaggggctgACCACTAGCCACTGCTCCGGCCCCAGGGGCTGACCACTAGCCACTGCTCCGGCCCCAGGGGCTGACCACTAGCCACTGCTCCGGTTCTGCCGCAGCTCCTGGGCGCAGGgggggctgacagctgctccagcccggCCGCTGCAAgggactgaagccaaagaagtcacGGTCAGTCTGAGAGACCCGGAacctgtgacctccatgacaggtCGGTCTGATAGGTCAGCTGGGGAAATGCGGCCATGAAGTGGGTAAAAATTGGGTTAAACAACCGCAAACAAGGAGTAACTGAATGGAAGGACACATGGGATTGGAGGGAGGTCCCAAGTGGGGCTCCACAGGCTCTGTTCTGGGCCCTGTGTTGTTTAACATCCGCGTCAGTGCCCTGGACTAGGGAGGAGACTGATCAACTCTGCAGATGGcaactctcctccccccccaccccagttttgtgtcaacactttggaggatgCACCAGAATTCAGAGGGACctcgataaattggagaactgggctgtaGACGACAATGAAATTCAAGCCAGACAAATGGAAGGTTCTTCCACCTAGGGAAGAAAAGCCAAGTGCCCCCATACGGACTGGGGGAGGACTGGCCTGGCCGCAGCCCCGCTGAgaaggagctgggagtcagggcggATCACAACCTCGACACGAGCCAGTGGTGCGATGCTGGTGCGAAAAAAGCAAATGCATTGTTAGGTTGCATTAGCAGAGGCAGAGCATGCGAGTCGCGGGAGGTGACAGGaccgctctgtgcctcatctGGAGGacggtgtccagttttggtcaccaatgcaTAGAAAGGATGGAGATAAACTGGAAAGGACCCAGAGGCaagcgacaaagatgatcaaagggatggaatgcagatcataggagcaaaggctgaaggaactggggcTGGtttgcttggaaaagagattaaggggggacatgatcgGGGTCTTCAGATACTCGCAAGGCTTCCATAAAGAAGATGGAGACAAGTTGTTCTCTCTGGTCACAGAGGACAGGAGAAGAGGCAACAGGTTCAGACTGGAGCAGAGCAGATTTAGGTTAAACCTCAGGACAAACTCCCCAGCTGTAAGAACAGCCAGTGGCCCAGATGCCTCCGGAGGTCCTGGAAGCTCCTCCACTGGAGGGTTTCGAGAGGAGGCTGGACAGCATctgtcagcagttctcaaactgggagtcgggaccccattttaacagggtgcccagggctggctcagacttgctggggcccaggactaAAACCCAATCCTCACTGgccctcagggctggctccaggcaccggcgcagcaagcaggtgcttggggcaggccAGGACTCAAGCCAAAacccgagggcttcagccctgggctgcagggctgaggcTACGGGCCCCCCACGTGAGGCTCACGCGTTGGCTGTGCCTCCCCCCCAGGGTCGCGGGGCTCAGGCGGGCTCAGGCTTTGCCCCCACCCTGGGGTCATGTAGCAATGTTTAtggtcagaagggggttgcggtgcagcgAGGTTGAGAACCCCGGCTTAGACCCAACCGATCCTGCCTCTTGGCAGGGGCTGGGACTAGCTGACCCTTGTGGGCCCTTCCAAACCCCGGGGTCTGTGACTCTGATTCCATATggggggggtccctgggggggggggttccgcAGCAGTTAGACACAGCATGTCTGTCCGACGGGGACCTGATGTCAGGACCCCAGAGCTCCTCCCCTCCATTGCCCCACCCTGCCGGCTTGGGAATCCACTGAGCACCGGCTGTTGCAGCAGGTCCCTGCCCCCATTGGGGTCCCCAGGCCCAGACAGGAGGGTGGGTAAAGGGGGGCTGAGCATGTGAGGGGAGTTCTGCACAgggcagagatgggagggggaaattggCATAAAAAAGTTATTGGGGAAAGCAGGTCAGTTTGGGGGATCTGTGGGATTATTGGGGGATCAGGTGGGTTTTGGAGGTCCTAGGGGGTTATTGGGGGATCAGGATTAGGCCACATGTCAGCCACAGGAGCAGAGATCTCTGTGCCCACCAAGGTCCAGGGCAGCTACTGCTGTTCATAGGCCACGATCCCGCCAGGAGCTTTGTGCTGATGGAGTCAGTAACAGGCCTTGAAGGGATCACGGATCCAGGCCGGTAAACAGCTGATTGTGCCagttccagcccctcctcccccccagctctgcctgtgcccctcactcccaacctgcagcccctgccagcccagtcctgcctgccccacagctctgctggtgcccctcactcccgacctgcagccccctgctagcccagccccgggctccccccTGGCACAGCTCAGTGggtgcccctcattcccgacccacagccccctgttagcccagccctgggctgagaGGCTGAACTCTGCCCCGGTTCTGCAGTGTCCCTCAGGGGGTTTTCTTGAGACTGGgaaactcatttcacttgtaaCCTCtaacaggatttgaacccagcaCTGCACACGGCCTTTCCCCTCTGGAGGGCACCAGCCCCAGTCCGGTCGCAGAGCGAGGAACTGactggctcaggggagggggctctgggggtcGGGTGACCAGAGAgcgagtgtgaaaaattgggacggggttgGGGTAAtagaaaatcaggacatctggttgcCTTGTTGGGGGGCAcacaggctgtgggggagggaccaTTTGGCCTGggtctgcaggggagggggctgtgcaggggCACATGGGCCTGGAGGCTGGGAGGGgattggcagggagggggaatttgGCCAGGGGTCGCTGGGGGGTTAGGGTGCTCTGGGGGGCCACATTGGCCAGGGAGGGGGCTCCTTTTGCCGGGGAAGGGGGTTAACCAGCCCTGGAGCCCTCTCCATGCCAAGGCAAAGCAGGGGGGCACATCCGCCCCCCACTTTTGTGTCACCTGCCCAGTCCCAAAATAACCCCCTGGCTGGGCCACAATTAGTCCCTCCCCCCGATAGGGGCGGGGCCGGCTCAACCCAGGACCCTCCCAGCTCCCCAAAGCGTCCAGCCCGATGCCAATTCCGGCAGCTGCGCCCCCCCCGGCCCGGTGACGGAGCGGCCCAGGCCGGCCCCGATTGGCCCAGGCAGGCGGCCAAGTCCAGAAGCTTCTGC includes:
- the LOC116834946 gene encoding interferon-inducible GTPase 5-like isoform X1; amino-acid sequence: MLSSTMQSLELREQDLTEMGSLIQSRVVLEVSTQVQTLLDSLDSATLDIAVMGESGAGKSTLVNALRGLSDSDPRAAPTGVVETTAEPTPYPHPSLPSVRLWDLPGTGTTTFRAERYLEQVGLMRFDFFLLVASERFRESHAQLAQALAAAGRRFYFIRAKVDQDLRASRRRRPGRFQESQVLGEIRADCARQLEKEGVAAPRVFLLSAFQLHRFDFPRLQATLAEELAGHKRHALLLALPALTAEAVGRRKETLRCHVWKKALLASLVSALPGLPLQLNVPMLVETLGSYRRSFGLDEESLGVLAQAGAGSPQWLRAQVRSTLARDLSTEAVRDVLSQATLCGQAAACLARARLPLLENLVAGGISFVAAYFLLHSALEDFARDAQRVLEAAYRTEEEGGPCDPPDPGFLYD
- the LOC116834946 gene encoding interferon-inducible GTPase 5-like isoform X2, producing the protein MQSLELREQDLTEMGSLIQSRVVLEVSTQVQTLLDSLDSATLDIAVMGESGAGKSTLVNALRGLSDSDPRAAPTGVVETTAEPTPYPHPSLPSVRLWDLPGTGTTTFRAERYLEQVGLMRFDFFLLVASERFRESHAQLAQALAAAGRRFYFIRAKVDQDLRASRRRRPGRFQESQVLGEIRADCARQLEKEGVAAPRVFLLSAFQLHRFDFPRLQATLAEELAGHKRHALLLALPALTAEAVGRRKETLRCHVWKKALLASLVSALPGLPLQLNVPMLVETLGSYRRSFGLDEESLGVLAQAGAGSPQWLRAQVRSTLARDLSTEAVRDVLSQATLCGQAAACLARARLPLLENLVAGGISFVAAYFLLHSALEDFARDAQRVLEAAYRTEEEGGPCDPPDPGFLYD